The following are encoded in a window of Sinomonas cyclohexanicum genomic DNA:
- a CDS encoding helix-turn-helix transcriptional regulator has translation MQSVAELAEAPLAQIAERLRNATMPYVGSSALVIFTEDCTGRPQKKAGADEIISQVSIAELDRLRGSLLDDGPFSGEAEIAGRLRRVLALRHAPSGALMVLTDPSLPDQEVTNALAVMTYLWGIAAHRIREKVVDAPPSFLLESRAASAERMRVTAELTDLHSTTLETLLAALRSSSLDDAAARSAATGIAGKALIGLRVHSERTADLIEEPVAAAFERLREDLRPVTGFSGVEIQFIEPPAGGRALPGEVAHAARAVVRGLVLAMMEQPGVSRIRAQWDCDGENLLINVRDDGGGALSPAAPSIGRLNRRVQVLDGQLRMDVMPGWGADVFVTLPLDPPSRSAVDIAAWKLAARELEVLQHLASGRRNRTIALTLGISENTVKFHVRNLFKKLGVGSRTEAIALAHSHGLR, from the coding sequence ATGCAGAGCGTGGCCGAACTGGCCGAAGCCCCACTAGCCCAGATCGCTGAGCGGCTGCGCAACGCCACGATGCCATACGTCGGGAGCAGTGCTCTGGTGATCTTCACCGAGGATTGCACGGGGCGGCCGCAGAAGAAGGCCGGGGCGGATGAGATCATCTCGCAGGTTTCCATCGCCGAGCTAGATAGGCTTCGAGGCTCGCTGCTTGACGACGGTCCATTCTCCGGAGAAGCGGAGATTGCTGGACGGCTCCGGCGGGTGCTTGCACTGAGGCATGCTCCAAGTGGTGCCTTGATGGTCCTCACGGACCCCAGCCTGCCCGACCAGGAGGTCACCAACGCGCTGGCCGTCATGACCTACCTGTGGGGCATCGCCGCCCATCGGATCCGCGAGAAGGTGGTCGATGCTCCGCCGTCATTCCTCTTGGAGTCGCGGGCAGCATCGGCCGAGCGCATGCGAGTCACCGCGGAACTGACCGATCTGCACTCCACAACCCTGGAGACGCTGCTGGCCGCGCTCCGTTCATCCTCTTTGGACGATGCGGCCGCTCGATCGGCCGCCACGGGTATCGCGGGCAAGGCATTGATTGGGCTCCGCGTCCACAGTGAGCGCACGGCTGACTTGATCGAGGAACCTGTTGCCGCGGCATTTGAACGGCTCCGGGAGGACCTACGGCCGGTGACGGGTTTCAGCGGTGTCGAGATCCAGTTCATTGAGCCCCCGGCCGGCGGCAGGGCCCTCCCCGGCGAAGTCGCACATGCCGCCCGCGCTGTCGTCCGTGGACTGGTGCTAGCCATGATGGAGCAACCCGGCGTGAGCAGGATCCGTGCTCAGTGGGACTGCGACGGCGAGAACCTGCTCATCAACGTTCGGGACGATGGGGGTGGGGCGCTTTCGCCCGCAGCGCCCAGCATTGGCCGTCTGAACCGAAGGGTCCAGGTGCTCGACGGGCAGCTGCGCATGGATGTCATGCCCGGCTGGGGCGCGGATGTCTTTGTCACGCTCCCGTTGGACCCGCCATCGCGCTCTGCGGTCGATATCGCGGCGTGGAAGCTCGCGGCACGCGAACTCGAGGTGCTCCAACACCTTGCGTCGGGGCGGCGAAACCGGACCATCGCACTGACTTTGGGGATCAGCGAAAACACGGTCAAATTCCACGTGCGGAATCTGTTCAAGAAGCTCGGCGTGGGCTCGCGCACCGAGGCGATCGCCTTGGCCCACAGCCACGGCCTTCGCTGA
- the zwf gene encoding glucose-6-phosphate dehydrogenase — translation MSVTYADPKVTYWRSPLRDLRDRRIARVAGPCTLVLFGISGDLARKKLMPAVYDLANRGLLPPSFALVGFARRSRDDEDLPADIKESVRTYARTPFDEAVWAQLNEGVRFVQGTFDDDAAFEALKATLEELDERRGTRGNHAFYLSIPPKAFEQVCRQLSAHGLAQAEPGKWRRVVIEKPFGHDLGSARALNEIVESVFPADAVFRIDHYLGKETVQNILALRFANTLFEPLWNANYVDHVQITMAEDIGTGGRAGYYDGVGAARDVIQNHLLQLLALTAMEEPISFNADDLRAEKEKVLAAVKLPADLSTHSARGQFTGGWQGGELVQGYLQEEGIPADSTTETYAALRLDINTRRWAGVPFYLRAGKRLGRRVTEIAVVFKRAPNLLFQDQGEDEFGQNAVVIRVQPDEGATIRFGSKVPGTQMEVRDVSMDFGYGHSFTESSPEAYERLILDVLLGEPPLFPRHEEVELSWKILDPFEDYWASTGTQPEPYAPGSWGPSSADELLARDGRSWRRP, via the coding sequence ATGTCTGTTACCTACGCCGATCCGAAAGTAACGTACTGGCGCAGTCCGCTGAGGGACCTGCGCGATCGGAGAATTGCACGGGTGGCGGGTCCGTGCACTCTGGTCCTGTTTGGCATTTCCGGGGACTTGGCCCGGAAGAAACTGATGCCTGCTGTGTATGACCTTGCGAACCGGGGGCTGCTGCCGCCGAGCTTCGCGCTGGTGGGCTTCGCCCGCCGTAGCCGCGATGATGAGGATCTTCCGGCCGACATCAAGGAGTCTGTGAGGACCTATGCGCGGACGCCTTTCGATGAGGCGGTGTGGGCGCAGCTGAATGAGGGTGTGCGGTTCGTGCAGGGCACGTTCGATGATGATGCGGCGTTCGAGGCGCTCAAGGCCACGCTGGAGGAGTTGGATGAGAGGCGGGGGACGCGGGGGAACCATGCGTTCTACCTCTCGATCCCGCCCAAGGCGTTCGAGCAGGTGTGCCGGCAGCTCTCGGCCCATGGGCTGGCCCAGGCGGAGCCGGGGAAGTGGCGCCGGGTGGTGATCGAGAAGCCGTTCGGGCATGATCTGGGCTCGGCGCGGGCGCTGAACGAGATTGTGGAGTCGGTGTTCCCGGCGGATGCGGTGTTCCGGATCGACCACTATCTGGGCAAGGAGACGGTGCAGAACATCCTGGCGCTGCGGTTCGCGAACACTTTGTTCGAGCCGCTGTGGAACGCGAACTATGTGGACCATGTGCAGATCACGATGGCCGAGGACATCGGCACGGGGGGCCGGGCGGGCTACTACGACGGTGTGGGGGCGGCGCGGGACGTGATCCAGAACCACCTGCTGCAGCTGCTGGCGCTGACGGCGATGGAGGAGCCGATCTCCTTCAATGCCGATGACCTGCGGGCGGAGAAGGAGAAGGTCCTGGCCGCGGTGAAGCTGCCGGCGGACCTGTCCACGCATTCGGCCCGGGGGCAGTTCACCGGCGGGTGGCAGGGCGGGGAGCTGGTGCAGGGCTACCTCCAGGAGGAGGGCATCCCGGCGGACTCCACGACCGAGACGTACGCGGCGCTCCGGCTGGACATCAACACCCGCCGCTGGGCCGGGGTGCCGTTCTACCTGCGGGCCGGGAAGCGGCTGGGGCGCCGGGTGACCGAGATCGCGGTGGTGTTCAAGCGGGCCCCGAACCTGCTGTTCCAGGACCAGGGCGAGGACGAGTTCGGCCAGAACGCGGTGGTGATCCGGGTCCAGCCGGACGAGGGCGCCACGATCCGGTTCGGCTCCAAGGTCCCGGGGACCCAGATGGAGGTCAGGGACGTGTCGATGGACTTCGGCTACGGGCACTCCTTCACCGAGTCCTCCCCGGAGGCGTACGAGCGGCTCATCCTGGACGTCCTGCTGGGCGAGCCGCCGCTGTTCCCCCGGCACGAGGAGGTCGAGCTGTCCTGGAAGATCCTGGACCCGTTCGAGGACTACTGGGCCAGCACCGGGACCCAGCCCGAGCCGTACGCCCCGGGGTCCTGGGGGCCGTCCTCGGCCGATGAGCTCCTTGCCCGCGACGGACGTTCCTGGAGGCGACCATGA
- a CDS encoding glucose-6-phosphate dehydrogenase assembly protein OpcA: MIIDLPNTTTSKISKEITALRQRGGVVALGRVLTLVVITRHGFEEEAIEAANEASREHPCRIIVLVDSGRDSTDRIDGQIRVGGDAGASEVIVLRGYGRLAQESESLVAALLLPDAPIVAWWPHGAPENAAATSIGCIAHRRITDSGNEPDPVAALFHLRETYRPGDTDLAWTRLTNWRIQLAAALDQGDGTPVGAVAVEGDPDCPSTVLLAAWLRWRLHAPVSIEPGPAGVGIWGVRMTQASGDTRLSRLGPRLAEIAIPGHLPQQVRLSDYTLHDCLAEELRRLEPDSVFGEAVRSIGLLSARQPDRAARIGRERPAHRGGRVSLLAV, translated from the coding sequence ATGATCATCGACCTGCCCAACACCACGACCTCGAAGATCTCCAAGGAGATCACGGCCCTGCGCCAGCGCGGCGGGGTCGTGGCCCTGGGCCGGGTGCTGACCCTGGTGGTCATCACCCGGCACGGGTTCGAGGAGGAGGCCATCGAGGCCGCGAACGAGGCCAGCCGCGAGCACCCCTGCCGGATCATCGTCCTGGTGGACTCCGGCCGGGACTCCACGGACCGGATCGACGGGCAGATCCGCGTCGGCGGGGACGCCGGGGCCTCGGAGGTCATCGTCCTGCGCGGCTACGGCCGCCTGGCCCAGGAGAGCGAGTCCCTCGTGGCCGCCCTCCTGCTCCCCGATGCCCCGATCGTGGCCTGGTGGCCCCACGGCGCACCCGAGAACGCCGCCGCGACCTCCATCGGCTGCATCGCCCACCGCCGCATCACCGACTCCGGCAACGAACCCGACCCCGTCGCGGCCCTGTTCCACCTGCGCGAGACCTACCGCCCCGGCGACACCGACCTCGCCTGGACCCGCCTGACCAACTGGCGCATCCAACTCGCGGCCGCACTCGACCAGGGGGACGGCACGCCCGTTGGGGCAGTCGCCGTTGAAGGTGATCCTGATTGCCCCAGCACTGTCCTGCTCGCCGCGTGGCTCAGATGGAGGCTGCACGCCCCCGTCAGCATCGAGCCGGGGCCTGCCGGCGTTGGCATCTGGGGAGTCCGGATGACTCAGGCCTCAGGCGACACTCGGCTCTCTCGACTGGGCCCCAGACTCGCTGAGATCGCCATCCCCGGCCACCTTCCGCAGCAGGTCCGCCTGTCGGACTACACGCTGCATGACTGTCTGGCCGAGGAACTGCGCCGCCTCGAGCCCGACTCGGTTTTCGGTGAGGCAGTGCGAAGCATTGGGTTGTTGAGCGCGCGTCAACCGGATAGGGCGGCCCGAATTGGCCGCGAACGGCCGGCACATCGCGGCGGGAGAGTCTCTCTCCTCGCTGTATAA
- a CDS encoding primary-amine oxidase has translation MTIEKNETMTSPFEQLSREELTRAVAIIRSGPGASESFRFSSVSLREPSKSALKSGVYGREAEAVLVDRATDLAYEAVVDLETSTITKWVGLPAGTQPPIMADEFAECEAAVVASPLVQEALAKRGITDMSLVAAEPWSIGYWGEDQGGKRIMRALMFTRLEPNDNPYAHPMEDFTVLVDLNKQEVIGIEDDGFLHVPREKNNYHPDFVGPARTDIKPIEISFPQGRNFTVEGNHIDWLNWSFDIGFTPREGLVLHQVGFRDKGELRPILHRASLTEMVVPYGAPGRSQQQKNAFDAGEYNFGYMTNSLELGCDCLGDIQYFDANLVDSFGKPYTITNAICLHEEDDGMEWKHWDFRTNDAQTRRGRKLVVSFVVTVANYEYAFYWTLHLDGTIQFEIKATGILSTAGIAPGETTKYGQLLNTDGLYAPIHEHIFNARLDWALDGEKNSVFEVETVAEDTDDPLISPFYAQRTLLETEKAAAREANPLAHRWWMVASESRTNKVGENTAYRIMPTDPVLMKKNPNNWVTKRAEFATKTIWVSKYEEGERYPAGEYPNQSARLSTDGLPAYVAADESIVNEDIVMWHSFGLNHVVRIEDWPVMPKQMTGFFIEPYGFFDENPTLDLPADNGAAGAGHCGMGAD, from the coding sequence ATGACGATTGAAAAGAACGAAACAATGACTTCTCCGTTCGAGCAGCTTTCGCGTGAGGAGCTGACGCGGGCGGTGGCGATCATCAGGTCCGGCCCTGGTGCTTCGGAGAGCTTCCGGTTCAGCAGTGTGTCCCTTCGCGAGCCGTCCAAGTCCGCGCTGAAGTCCGGCGTGTATGGCCGAGAGGCCGAGGCGGTGCTGGTCGACCGTGCCACTGACCTCGCGTACGAGGCGGTGGTCGATCTGGAGACCTCGACGATCACCAAGTGGGTGGGCCTGCCGGCCGGGACCCAGCCGCCGATCATGGCCGATGAGTTCGCCGAGTGCGAGGCCGCTGTGGTGGCCTCGCCGCTGGTCCAGGAGGCGCTGGCCAAGCGCGGCATCACGGACATGTCCCTGGTGGCGGCCGAGCCGTGGTCCATCGGCTACTGGGGTGAGGACCAGGGCGGAAAGCGCATCATGCGCGCGCTCATGTTCACCCGGCTCGAGCCGAACGACAACCCGTACGCGCACCCGATGGAGGACTTCACGGTCCTGGTCGACCTGAACAAGCAGGAGGTCATCGGCATCGAGGACGACGGCTTCCTGCACGTCCCGCGCGAGAAGAACAACTACCACCCGGACTTCGTCGGACCGGCACGCACGGACATCAAGCCGATCGAGATCAGCTTCCCGCAGGGCCGCAACTTCACCGTCGAGGGCAACCACATCGACTGGCTCAACTGGTCCTTCGACATCGGCTTCACCCCGCGCGAGGGCCTGGTCCTGCACCAGGTCGGGTTCCGCGACAAGGGAGAGCTGCGCCCGATCCTGCACCGTGCGAGCCTGACCGAGATGGTCGTGCCCTACGGGGCCCCCGGCCGCTCGCAGCAGCAGAAGAACGCCTTCGACGCCGGCGAGTACAACTTCGGCTACATGACGAACTCGCTCGAGCTCGGCTGCGACTGCCTCGGCGACATCCAGTACTTCGACGCGAACCTCGTGGACTCCTTCGGCAAGCCGTACACCATCACCAACGCCATCTGCCTCCACGAGGAGGACGACGGCATGGAGTGGAAGCACTGGGACTTCCGCACCAATGACGCCCAGACCCGCCGCGGGCGCAAGCTCGTGGTCTCCTTCGTCGTCACGGTCGCGAACTACGAGTACGCGTTCTACTGGACCCTGCACCTTGACGGCACCATCCAGTTCGAGATCAAGGCCACCGGCATCCTCTCCACCGCAGGCATCGCCCCCGGGGAGACCACCAAGTACGGGCAGCTGCTCAACACCGACGGCCTCTACGCGCCGATCCATGAGCACATCTTCAATGCGCGCCTGGACTGGGCCCTGGACGGCGAGAAGAACTCCGTCTTCGAGGTCGAGACCGTCGCCGAAGACACCGACGACCCGCTGATCAGCCCGTTCTACGCCCAGCGCACCCTCCTGGAGACCGAGAAGGCCGCGGCCCGCGAGGCGAATCCGCTGGCCCACCGCTGGTGGATGGTCGCCAGCGAATCGCGCACGAACAAGGTCGGCGAGAACACGGCCTACCGCATCATGCCCACCGACCCGGTCCTGATGAAGAAGAACCCGAACAACTGGGTCACCAAGCGAGCAGAGTTCGCCACGAAGACCATCTGGGTCTCCAAGTACGAAGAGGGCGAGCGGTACCCGGCGGGCGAGTACCCGAACCAGAGCGCACGGCTGAGCACCGACGGGCTGCCGGCCTACGTCGCGGCCGACGAGTCGATCGTGAACGAGGACATCGTGATGTGGCACTCGTTCGGCCTCAACCACGTCGTGCGCATCGAGGACTGGCCCGTCATGCCCAAGCAGATGACCGGCTTCTTCATCGAGCCCTACGGCTTCTTCGACGAGAACCCCACCCTCGACCTGCCTGCGGACAACGGCGCCGCTGGCGCGGGCCACTGCGGCATGGGAGCCGACTGA
- the hxlA gene encoding 3-hexulose-6-phosphate synthase: protein MKLQVAIDLLTTEDALELANKVAEYVDIIELGTPLVKSEGLSAITAIKNAHPDKIVFADLKTMDAGELEADIAFKAGADLVSVLGTADDSTIAGAVKAAKAHNKGIVVDMISVADKVARAKEARALGAKFVEMHAGLDEQAKPGYDLNGLLSAGEEARVPFSVAGGVNLSTIAAVQRAGADVAVVGGGIYGADDPALAAKELRAAIR, encoded by the coding sequence ATGAAGCTCCAAGTCGCTATCGACCTCCTCACCACTGAAGACGCCCTCGAGCTGGCCAACAAGGTCGCCGAGTACGTGGACATCATTGAGCTCGGCACCCCGCTCGTGAAGAGCGAGGGACTCTCGGCCATCACGGCGATCAAGAACGCGCACCCGGACAAGATCGTCTTCGCCGACCTCAAGACCATGGACGCAGGCGAGCTCGAGGCCGACATCGCGTTCAAGGCCGGCGCTGACCTGGTTTCAGTGCTCGGCACCGCCGACGATTCGACCATTGCCGGAGCCGTCAAGGCGGCCAAGGCGCACAACAAGGGCATCGTCGTGGACATGATCAGCGTCGCGGACAAGGTTGCCCGCGCCAAGGAGGCGCGTGCGCTCGGGGCGAAGTTCGTCGAGATGCACGCCGGTCTGGATGAGCAGGCGAAGCCCGGCTATGACCTCAACGGCCTGCTCAGCGCCGGCGAGGAGGCACGCGTTCCGTTCTCGGTTGCCGGCGGCGTGAACCTGAGCACGATCGCCGCCGTGCAGCGCGCGGGCGCCGACGTTGCAGTCGTTGGCGGTGGAATCTACGGTGCTGACGATCCTGCGCTTGCGGCGAAGGAACTCCGCGCCGCGATCCGCTAG
- the tkt gene encoding transketolase yields the protein MDTVRVLAADAVEKVGNGHPGTAMSLAPVAYLLFQKLMRHDPCDAEWIGRDRFILSPGHSSLTLYIQLFLAGYGLELEDLEALRTWGSLTPGHPEYGHTKGVEITTGPLGQGLASSVGFAYSQRRMRGLFDADAPAGASPFDHTIWVIASDGDVQEGVTSEASSLAGHQELGNLVVVYDENHISIEDDTDIAFTEDVLARYEAYGWHTQRVDWTKTGEYVEDVQELYSALLAARAETSRPSIISLRTIIGYPAPKKQNTGKIHGSALGAEEVAALKGVLGFDPERSFQVDEDVLAHTRAAVERGAAARREWDSSFEDWKAANPDGAALLERISARELPVGLGDALPAFEAGKDVSTRAASGRVLNAVGPLMPELWGGSADLAESNNTTIEGSPSFIPSSRSTGAWKGNPYGRVLHFGIREHAAASIVNGIALHGPTRAFSGTFLIFSDYQRPAIRLSALMGVPSIYVWSHDSIGLGEDGPTHQPVEQLSTLRAIPGLDVVRPADANEVATAWRAVLENHENPAGIVLTRQNVPTFARGDGTAEGDTFGSAAGTSRGGYVLAEASRDGATVPAQVLLIATGSEVQLAVQAREALQAEGIPTRVVSMPCVEWFNKQDAAYRESVLPAAVRARVSVEAGLALGWKEFVGDAGRSVSLEHFGASADYKRLFAEFGITAEAVTAAAKESLAAAGS from the coding sequence GTGGACACCGTCCGTGTTCTGGCTGCTGACGCTGTCGAGAAGGTGGGGAACGGCCATCCTGGGACGGCGATGAGCCTGGCCCCGGTGGCGTACCTTCTGTTCCAGAAGCTCATGCGCCATGACCCGTGCGACGCCGAGTGGATCGGTCGTGACCGTTTCATCCTCTCGCCGGGGCACTCCTCGCTGACCCTGTACATTCAGCTGTTCCTTGCCGGGTACGGGCTCGAGCTGGAGGATCTCGAGGCGCTGCGCACGTGGGGCTCGCTGACCCCAGGCCACCCCGAGTACGGGCACACCAAGGGCGTGGAGATCACGACCGGCCCGCTGGGCCAGGGCCTGGCGTCCTCGGTCGGCTTCGCGTACTCGCAGCGGCGGATGCGCGGCCTCTTCGACGCCGACGCCCCAGCAGGCGCCAGCCCGTTCGACCACACCATCTGGGTGATCGCATCTGACGGCGACGTCCAGGAGGGCGTGACGTCGGAGGCGTCTTCTCTGGCGGGCCATCAGGAGCTGGGCAACCTCGTGGTGGTCTATGACGAGAACCACATTTCCATTGAGGACGACACCGACATCGCCTTCACCGAGGATGTCCTGGCCCGGTACGAGGCCTATGGCTGGCACACCCAGCGCGTGGACTGGACCAAGACCGGGGAGTATGTCGAGGACGTCCAGGAGCTCTACTCGGCGCTGCTGGCGGCCAGGGCGGAGACGTCCAGGCCTTCGATCATCTCGCTGCGGACCATCATCGGCTACCCGGCCCCGAAGAAGCAGAACACGGGCAAGATCCATGGCTCCGCCCTCGGCGCCGAGGAGGTCGCGGCCCTCAAGGGTGTGCTGGGCTTCGATCCGGAGCGCTCCTTCCAGGTCGATGAGGACGTGCTCGCGCACACCCGCGCCGCCGTCGAGCGCGGCGCCGCCGCCCGCCGGGAATGGGACTCCTCCTTCGAGGACTGGAAGGCTGCCAACCCCGACGGCGCGGCACTGCTGGAGCGCATCTCGGCCCGGGAGCTCCCCGTGGGGCTCGGGGATGCCCTGCCGGCCTTCGAGGCGGGCAAGGACGTCTCCACACGTGCTGCATCGGGCAGGGTCCTGAACGCGGTCGGTCCGCTCATGCCGGAGCTGTGGGGCGGGTCCGCGGACCTGGCCGAGTCGAACAACACCACGATCGAGGGATCGCCGTCGTTCATCCCGTCCTCCCGGTCCACGGGCGCGTGGAAGGGCAACCCGTACGGGCGGGTCCTGCACTTCGGCATCCGCGAGCATGCCGCGGCGTCGATCGTGAACGGCATCGCGCTGCACGGTCCGACCCGGGCCTTCTCCGGCACGTTCCTGATCTTCAGCGACTACCAGCGCCCGGCCATCCGCCTCTCCGCGCTCATGGGTGTGCCGTCCATCTACGTGTGGTCGCATGACTCGATCGGGCTGGGCGAGGACGGGCCGACGCACCAGCCGGTGGAGCAGCTCTCCACCCTGCGCGCGATCCCGGGTCTGGACGTCGTCCGGCCCGCGGACGCGAACGAGGTCGCCACGGCGTGGAGGGCCGTCCTGGAGAACCACGAGAACCCTGCCGGCATCGTGCTCACGCGCCAGAACGTCCCGACCTTCGCCCGCGGCGACGGGACGGCCGAGGGCGACACGTTCGGCTCCGCCGCCGGCACCTCCAGGGGCGGCTACGTCCTGGCCGAGGCGTCCCGGGACGGGGCCACGGTCCCGGCCCAGGTGCTGCTCATCGCCACGGGGTCCGAGGTCCAGCTCGCCGTCCAGGCGCGCGAGGCCCTCCAGGCCGAGGGCATCCCCACCCGCGTGGTCTCGATGCCGTGCGTGGAGTGGTTCAACAAGCAGGACGCCGCGTACCGCGAGTCCGTGCTCCCGGCCGCGGTCAGGGCCCGCGTCTCCGTCGAGGCCGGTCTGGCGCTGGGCTGGAAGGAATTCGTCGGCGACGCCGGCCGCTCGGTCAGCCTCGAGCACTTCGGCGCCTCGGCGGACTACAAGCGTCTCTTCGCCGAGTTCGGCATCACCGCCGAGGCGGTCACTGCCGCCGCCAAGGAATCCCTCGCCGCCGCAGGCAGCTAG
- a CDS encoding DUF5134 domain-containing protein, whose protein sequence is MISVFDNPFISWSLTVALLVSGGYHFLQAVRSRRIAERVNKGLHGVMDLVMAAMLWNVASSTMLAQIAVLLGAAVWFFVQAIARPEIKALCTSGHDRMRCIYHSLLMAGAAVMVAMMGHGFGATAGAVEAAEMHMSSSHHSMGAPATGTSTAAASLSSPGMAIGLTAFFAAAAAAFIVLLIRRRRASVPKGLTRLEHGLEALGAAIMAIMSFSMAA, encoded by the coding sequence GTGATCAGCGTGTTCGACAATCCCTTCATCTCGTGGAGCCTGACGGTGGCCCTGCTGGTCAGCGGGGGCTACCACTTCCTTCAGGCCGTGAGGTCGCGTCGGATCGCCGAGCGGGTCAACAAGGGCCTCCACGGTGTCATGGACCTCGTCATGGCCGCCATGCTGTGGAACGTCGCTTCGTCCACCATGCTTGCTCAGATAGCAGTCCTCCTTGGCGCGGCCGTGTGGTTCTTCGTCCAGGCGATCGCCCGGCCGGAGATCAAGGCGCTGTGCACGAGCGGCCACGATCGAATGAGATGCATTTACCACAGTCTGCTCATGGCGGGCGCCGCGGTCATGGTCGCAATGATGGGTCACGGGTTCGGCGCCACTGCTGGGGCCGTCGAAGCAGCCGAAATGCACATGTCCTCTTCGCACCATTCGATGGGCGCACCTGCCACCGGCACGTCCACGGCTGCTGCGTCCCTCTCCTCGCCCGGGATGGCAATAGGCCTGACAGCGTTCTTTGCGGCGGCCGCGGCCGCCTTCATAGTTCTGCTGATTCGTCGCCGTCGTGCGTCGGTCCCGAAGGGCCTGACCCGTCTGGAACACGGCCTCGAGGCTCTCGGTGCGGCCATCATGGCCATCATGTCTTTCTCAATGGCCGCATGA
- a CDS encoding APC family permease, which yields MSRPSTAQNASPKRGSQPGKLKANSLGLWDVVFMAVATSAPITVMSGNVPFAVGFGVGTGTPATYIWATVILTIFAVGYVTMAKYVTSTAAFYGFISRGLGRVFGLGTGFMVTFAYSVFEASIISIFAYFGHMALLDQLGIDVNWIIFAIGGLLVIQVLTYFEISLAAKVLTVLLGTEIAILAIMGFGVLFHGGGPDGLMPETLNPVNVFLPNGLQVAAPGLAMFIAFWSWTGFESTVMYGEESKNPRKIIPIATVIAVTGVGVFYTWVSWMSVAGNGAHEAIALAQSANPLDMFFHPTEVYVGHGWVMVMEWLMMTGSFACAMSFHNSQSRYQYSLAREGIFPSVLAKTHGKHGSPFVASIVQTVAAILWMLGFWFFQKDPYLDAFILLAVIGTFSLVIVQTVTMVAVFISPQASPRRERLARQGRSYSRRSGNAGRHHHDGHQSGHGGRPGGLVPALQTDPLDHRRTLRRRSGLRPLPAQGQPSEVRTDRSRRNGRRRSRPRPG from the coding sequence ATGAGCCGGCCGAGCACCGCGCAGAACGCCTCCCCCAAGCGCGGTTCCCAGCCGGGCAAACTCAAGGCCAACTCGCTCGGGCTGTGGGATGTGGTGTTCATGGCCGTCGCCACGTCAGCGCCGATCACCGTGATGAGTGGCAACGTACCCTTCGCCGTCGGCTTCGGGGTCGGCACCGGGACGCCGGCAACGTACATCTGGGCGACGGTGATCCTCACCATCTTTGCAGTGGGCTATGTCACGATGGCGAAGTACGTGACCTCGACGGCGGCCTTCTATGGGTTCATCTCCCGCGGCCTGGGACGCGTGTTCGGCCTCGGCACGGGCTTCATGGTCACCTTTGCCTACAGTGTTTTTGAAGCCAGCATCATCAGCATCTTTGCGTACTTTGGCCACATGGCCCTGCTGGACCAATTGGGCATCGACGTCAATTGGATCATCTTCGCCATCGGCGGTCTCCTCGTCATCCAGGTGCTGACGTACTTCGAAATCAGCCTGGCGGCCAAGGTCCTCACAGTGCTCCTGGGCACCGAGATCGCGATCCTGGCCATCATGGGCTTCGGTGTGCTCTTCCATGGCGGAGGTCCCGACGGGCTCATGCCCGAGACCTTGAATCCCGTCAACGTGTTCCTGCCAAATGGCCTACAAGTCGCCGCACCAGGCCTTGCGATGTTCATCGCCTTCTGGTCCTGGACTGGCTTCGAATCAACGGTCATGTACGGCGAGGAGTCGAAGAACCCGCGGAAGATCATCCCCATTGCCACGGTCATCGCGGTCACGGGGGTCGGCGTCTTCTACACCTGGGTGTCGTGGATGTCAGTTGCCGGCAATGGTGCGCACGAGGCCATCGCCTTGGCGCAGAGCGCGAATCCGTTGGACATGTTCTTCCACCCCACCGAGGTCTACGTGGGACATGGGTGGGTGATGGTCATGGAGTGGCTGATGATGACCGGGTCCTTCGCTTGCGCCATGTCCTTCCACAACTCACAGTCGCGGTACCAGTATTCGCTGGCGAGGGAAGGAATCTTCCCCAGCGTGCTGGCGAAGACCCATGGGAAGCACGGGTCTCCCTTTGTCGCTTCAATCGTGCAGACGGTGGCTGCGATTCTGTGGATGCTGGGGTTCTGGTTCTTCCAGAAGGATCCGTATCTGGACGCCTTCATCCTCCTCGCTGTGATCGGCACGTTCTCGCTCGTGATCGTGCAGACCGTCACGATGGTGGCCGTGTTCATATCTCCGCAAGCATCACCCCGAAGAGAACGTCTGGCGCGCCAAGGTCGCTCCTATAGTCGGCGGAGTGGGAATGCTGGCCGTCACCATCATGATGGTCACCAATCTGGACACGGCGGCCGGCCCGGCGGCCTCGTCCCTGCTCTTCAAACTGATCCCTTGGATCACCGGAGGACTCTTCGTCGCCGGAGCGGGCTACGCCCTCTACCTGCGCAAGGCCAACCCAGTGAAGTACGAACTGATCGGTCACGTCGCAATGGCCGACGACGGTCACGGCCCCGTCCTGGATGA